A region of Pyxidicoccus parkwaysis DNA encodes the following proteins:
- a CDS encoding DUF1501 domain-containing protein: protein MKLSRRKLFELAFGAAHLGLMARFGFPVASAQTSVKRPTKLLSIWLDGGLHWETFFSPLTRAGIDKFIPTPRGGNIPLGYLPAQVENFDRTPVDLDAPGPVRKLRGPIFWNWANPADTSGANPASGNQQIYRPWGYAWANPNYRLFDKTALLVGADQNTAAHASGIIASMCGVAGSNFRSPSVQAIIANALAKRFPDRPIPNVSLGGTLPSAAGLPALANPAVLASSDSVEPTLSDKRDSAWKGLRTRTDVADVAFDGSALPGTVPATAVDAALMQALREERGISSTGTDALLEQLYDTYKGASRTIRRDILTVLSNTPSWEKLKADPAYPVDWSACIGYADSCGPGSSMGSYTFALQLLKSDLVTSVNLRASSFNNTTFDTHSSNGPQMHTNHLRIALEMVGRMCLEMSLTPSKADPSRTLLDETLVYVYSDFGRTFPKQGSDHHPATCAILVGGGIQGNQMLGGYNESMNGSPMGTPVTLVEESGQKVTRAPRSQDIAATVIHAFGLEAGKDFFIPGGYGVYDGVVRPG from the coding sequence ATGAAGCTCTCACGTCGCAAGCTGTTCGAGCTGGCCTTCGGCGCCGCTCACCTCGGGTTGATGGCGCGCTTCGGGTTTCCGGTGGCCTCGGCGCAGACGTCCGTGAAGCGGCCCACGAAGCTCTTGAGCATCTGGCTGGATGGAGGGCTCCACTGGGAGACCTTCTTCTCGCCGCTGACGCGCGCGGGCATCGACAAGTTCATCCCCACGCCCCGGGGCGGCAACATCCCCCTCGGCTACCTGCCCGCGCAGGTGGAGAACTTCGACCGCACGCCGGTGGACCTGGATGCGCCCGGGCCCGTGCGCAAGCTGCGCGGGCCCATCTTCTGGAACTGGGCCAACCCCGCGGACACGAGCGGCGCCAACCCCGCATCGGGGAACCAGCAAATCTACCGGCCCTGGGGCTACGCGTGGGCCAACCCCAACTACCGCCTCTTCGACAAGACGGCGCTGCTGGTGGGGGCGGACCAGAACACGGCCGCGCACGCCAGCGGCATCATCGCGAGCATGTGCGGCGTGGCGGGCTCCAACTTCCGCTCGCCGTCGGTGCAGGCCATCATCGCCAATGCGCTGGCGAAGCGCTTCCCGGACCGGCCCATCCCCAACGTGAGCCTGGGCGGGACGCTGCCCTCGGCGGCGGGGCTGCCCGCGCTGGCAAACCCGGCGGTGCTGGCCTCGTCCGACTCGGTGGAGCCGACGCTGTCCGACAAGCGTGACAGCGCCTGGAAGGGGCTGCGCACGCGCACGGACGTGGCCGACGTCGCCTTCGACGGCTCGGCGCTTCCGGGGACGGTGCCCGCCACCGCGGTGGACGCGGCGCTGATGCAGGCGCTGCGCGAGGAGCGCGGCATCTCCAGCACCGGCACGGACGCGCTGCTCGAGCAGCTCTACGACACGTACAAGGGCGCGAGCCGGACCATCCGTCGGGACATCCTCACGGTGCTCTCCAACACGCCTTCCTGGGAGAAGCTCAAGGCCGACCCGGCGTACCCCGTGGACTGGTCCGCCTGCATCGGCTACGCGGACTCCTGCGGCCCGGGCTCGTCGATGGGCTCGTACACCTTCGCGCTGCAGTTGCTGAAGTCCGACCTGGTGACGTCGGTGAACCTGCGAGCCTCCAGCTTCAACAACACCACCTTCGACACGCACAGCTCCAACGGGCCGCAGATGCACACCAACCACCTGCGCATCGCGCTGGAGATGGTGGGGCGCATGTGCCTGGAGATGAGCCTGACGCCGAGCAAGGCGGACCCGTCCCGCACGCTGCTGGATGAGACGCTGGTCTACGTCTACAGCGACTTCGGGCGGACCTTCCCGAAGCAGGGGAGCGACCACCACCCGGCGACGTGCGCCATCCTCGTGGGCGGCGGCATCCAGGGGAACCAGATGCTCGGCGGGTACAACGAGTCGATGAACGGCTCGCCCATGGGCACGCCGGTGACGCTGGTGGAGGAGTCCGGGCAGAAGGTGACGCGCGCGCCGCGCTCTCAGGACATCGCGGCCACCGTCATCCATGCCTTCGGTCTGGAGGCGGGGAAGGACTTCTTCATCCCCGGTGGCTACGGCGTCTACGACGGTGTCGTCCGTCCGGGGTGA
- a CDS encoding glutathione S-transferase family protein → MSLTLYQHPLASFCWKVLIALYENGTPFEARLVDLGNEAERAAFLKLTPMGKMPVLRDEARDRTIPETSIIIEYLDTHYPGPKRLIPAEPELALRTRLSDRFFDLYVQEPMQKIVGDELRPEGKRDPHGVAQARAALRSAYAFLEQEMATRRWAMGDDFTLADCAAAPALFYADKVVAIGEERPNTAAYLSRLMARPSFARVLEEAKPYFHMFPGKRE, encoded by the coding sequence ATGTCGCTGACGCTGTACCAGCATCCGCTCGCGTCCTTCTGTTGGAAGGTGCTGATTGCCCTGTATGAGAATGGAACGCCCTTCGAGGCGCGCCTCGTCGACCTGGGCAACGAGGCGGAGCGCGCCGCGTTCCTGAAGCTGACGCCCATGGGGAAGATGCCGGTGCTGCGCGACGAGGCGCGGGACCGGACCATTCCGGAGACGAGCATCATCATCGAGTACCTGGACACGCACTACCCGGGGCCGAAGCGGCTCATCCCCGCGGAGCCGGAGTTGGCGCTGCGCACCCGGCTCAGCGACCGCTTCTTCGATTTGTACGTCCAGGAGCCGATGCAGAAGATTGTCGGCGACGAGCTCCGGCCGGAGGGGAAGCGCGACCCGCACGGCGTGGCGCAGGCCCGGGCGGCGCTGCGCTCCGCGTATGCCTTCCTCGAGCAGGAGATGGCCACGCGGCGCTGGGCCATGGGGGACGACTTCACGCTGGCCGACTGCGCGGCGGCGCCCGCGTTGTTCTACGCGGACAAGGTGGTGGCCATTGGCGAAGAGCGTCCGAATACGGCGGCATATCTCTCCCGGCTGATGGCGCGCCCCTCCTTCGCGCGCGTGCTCGAAGAGGCGAAGCCCTACTTCCACATGTTCCCGGGCAAGCGCGAGTGA